A stretch of the Pseudomonadota bacterium genome encodes the following:
- a CDS encoding multidrug efflux RND transporter permease subunit → MPRFFIDRPIFAWVIAILITLAGAAAIFNLPVSAYPPIAPPQISINAVYPGASAEVIEKTVTSVIEQQLTGVDNLLYFESTSRSNGTAQITLTFESGTDPDIAQVQVQNRLSVAQPRLPQEVIQNGLTVSKANNDFLMVVALHSTDPAMDTYALNNLIAAQVLDPVRRLPGVGDANLFGAAYAMRIWLNPDQLHGYGLSAAQVLAAVRAQNVQIAAGSIGAEPAPPGQGFTAAVNAASRFTSQEQFGDIILRTNLDGSSVRLKDVARVTLGAESYGHDVHLDGDPIAGFAILLAPEANALQVAAAIRTKMDELDDYFPPGVSWLVPYDSTQFISISIQEVIYTLFEAVILVFLVILLFLQNLRATLIPTLVVPVALTSAFAGMYLAGFSINVLTLFGLVLAIGLVVDDAIVVVENVERIMTEEGLPPKEATRKAMDQITGAVIAMTTVLAAVFIPMALVGGSVGVIYRQFSLTIAISMAISALMALSFTPALCAALLKPVHGEPNRLLRGFNRLYNGLTGMYLARVTRAIRHTPRWMVAFVLLVGIAVLLFTRLPTSFLPEEDQGYVLVIVQLPPGASMERTGGVLREMERILQGHPAVDKVFDVAGFSFVGQGENVGLGFIRLKHWDERRAAGDQVNAFIQWANGALSAIKGARMFVINLPTIRGLGRFGGFDFRLEDRAGLGHAQLLAARNTLLGKAAQDPRLFGVRPNQLEEAPELHLEVDRVQAQSMGLDLQDVYESIRLMLAPVYANDFNYKGRVLKVLLQADAAYRSRIDDLNHFYIPGSDGDIDNMVPLSSLVTPSWSIAPPAIDHYNGSPAVQINGAAAPGHSSGQAMAAMQQIVRADLPAGIGYEWSGQSLQEIISGQQAPVLFALSLLVVFLALAALYESWSIPMAVMLVVPLGVLGALSFTWLRGLENDVYFKVGLIAVIGLSAKNAILIIEFANTLHRQGRSVLDATLEACRLRFRPILMTSIAFILGVLPLAVSTGAGANSRHAIGTGVMGGMVGATVLGVLFVPVFFVVVRWLLGDRTGRQEA, encoded by the coding sequence ATGCCACGCTTTTTCATCGACCGGCCGATCTTCGCCTGGGTGATCGCCATTCTGATCACATTGGCTGGCGCAGCCGCCATCTTCAACCTGCCGGTGTCGGCCTACCCGCCGATCGCCCCGCCCCAAATCAGCATCAACGCCGTCTACCCCGGTGCCAGCGCGGAGGTGATCGAGAAAACCGTGACCTCGGTGATCGAACAACAGCTGACCGGGGTCGACAACCTGCTCTACTTCGAATCGACCTCGCGTTCCAACGGCACGGCACAGATCACGCTGACCTTCGAGAGCGGCACCGATCCGGATATCGCCCAGGTACAGGTGCAGAACCGTCTCAGCGTGGCGCAGCCACGCCTGCCGCAGGAAGTGATACAGAACGGCCTTACCGTGTCCAAAGCCAACAACGACTTCCTCATGGTGGTTGCGTTGCACTCCACCGATCCGGCCATGGATACCTACGCCCTGAACAACCTGATCGCGGCCCAGGTGCTCGATCCGGTGCGGCGGCTGCCGGGTGTTGGCGATGCCAATCTGTTCGGCGCCGCCTATGCCATGCGCATCTGGCTCAACCCGGACCAGTTGCATGGTTACGGCCTGAGCGCCGCGCAGGTGCTGGCAGCGGTACGCGCGCAGAACGTGCAGATCGCCGCCGGCAGCATCGGCGCCGAGCCGGCCCCGCCCGGCCAGGGCTTCACCGCAGCGGTCAATGCCGCCAGCCGCTTCACCTCGCAGGAACAGTTCGGCGACATCATTCTGCGCACCAATCTCGACGGCAGCAGCGTGCGCCTGAAGGACGTGGCACGGGTGACACTGGGCGCGGAATCCTACGGTCACGACGTGCATCTCGACGGCGACCCGATCGCCGGATTCGCGATCCTGCTGGCACCCGAGGCCAACGCCCTGCAGGTTGCCGCCGCGATCCGCACCAAAATGGATGAACTCGACGACTACTTCCCCCCCGGCGTGAGCTGGCTGGTGCCCTACGACAGCACGCAGTTCATCAGCATCTCCATCCAGGAGGTGATCTACACCCTGTTCGAGGCGGTGATACTGGTATTCCTCGTCATCCTCCTGTTCCTGCAGAACCTGCGCGCGACCCTGATCCCCACCCTGGTAGTGCCGGTGGCGCTGACCAGCGCGTTTGCCGGCATGTACCTGGCCGGTTTCTCCATCAATGTGCTCACCCTGTTCGGCCTGGTCCTGGCCATCGGCCTGGTGGTGGACGATGCGATCGTGGTGGTGGAGAACGTGGAACGCATCATGACCGAGGAAGGGCTGCCACCGAAGGAAGCCACGCGCAAGGCGATGGACCAGATCACCGGTGCGGTGATCGCCATGACCACGGTGCTGGCCGCGGTATTCATCCCCATGGCGCTGGTCGGCGGCAGCGTGGGGGTGATCTACCGTCAGTTCTCGCTGACCATCGCGATCTCCATGGCGATCTCGGCGCTGATGGCGCTCAGTTTCACCCCGGCACTATGCGCCGCGCTGCTCAAGCCGGTGCACGGGGAGCCGAACCGGTTGCTGCGCGGCTTCAACCGGCTCTACAACGGCCTGACCGGCATGTACCTGGCACGCGTGACACGCGCCATCCGCCACACACCGCGCTGGATGGTCGCGTTCGTGCTGCTGGTGGGCATCGCGGTGCTGCTGTTCACCCGCCTGCCGACCAGCTTCCTGCCCGAGGAAGACCAGGGCTATGTGCTCGTCATCGTGCAGCTGCCGCCCGGCGCCAGCATGGAGCGCACGGGGGGCGTCCTGCGTGAAATGGAGCGGATCCTGCAGGGACACCCCGCCGTCGACAAGGTATTCGACGTGGCGGGTTTCAGCTTCGTCGGCCAGGGCGAGAACGTAGGCCTCGGATTCATCCGCCTCAAGCACTGGGACGAGCGCCGTGCGGCCGGCGACCAGGTAAACGCCTTCATCCAGTGGGCGAACGGTGCGCTGTCTGCCATCAAGGGCGCGCGCATGTTCGTGATCAACCTGCCCACCATACGCGGGCTGGGCCGCTTCGGCGGCTTCGATTTCCGGCTCGAGGACCGTGCCGGACTCGGACACGCGCAGCTGTTGGCGGCACGCAACACCCTGCTCGGCAAGGCCGCGCAGGATCCGCGTCTCTTCGGGGTGCGGCCCAACCAGCTGGAAGAGGCGCCCGAGCTGCACCTCGAGGTGGATCGTGTGCAGGCGCAGTCCATGGGACTCGACCTGCAGGATGTCTACGAATCCATCCGGCTGATGCTCGCACCGGTATACGCCAATGACTTCAACTACAAGGGCCGCGTGCTCAAGGTACTGTTGCAGGCGGATGCGGCGTACCGCAGCCGCATCGACGACCTGAACCACTTCTACATCCCGGGCAGCGACGGCGATATCGACAACATGGTGCCGCTGTCCAGCCTGGTGACGCCGAGCTGGTCCATCGCGCCGCCGGCGATCGACCACTACAACGGCAGTCCCGCAGTCCAGATCAACGGTGCCGCGGCGCCTGGCCACAGCTCGGGCCAGGCGATGGCGGCCATGCAGCAGATCGTGCGCGCGGACCTGCCTGCCGGCATCGGCTACGAGTGGTCGGGCCAGTCGCTGCAGGAAATCATTTCCGGCCAGCAGGCGCCGGTGCTGTTCGCGCTCTCGCTGCTGGTGGTGTTCCTGGCGCTGGCGGCGCTGTACGAAAGCTGGTCGATACCCATGGCGGTCATGCTGGTGGTGCCACTCGGTGTGCTCGGGGCACTCAGCTTTACCTGGCTGCGCGGACTCGAGAATGACGTCTACTTCAAGGTCGGCCTGATCGCAGTCATCGGCCTGTCCGCCAAGAACGCGATCCTGATCATCGAATTCGCCAACACCCTGCACAGGCAGGGCCGCAGCGTGCTGGACGCCACGCTCGAGGCCTGCCGGCTGCGGTTCCGGCCGATCCTGATGACCTCGATCGCGTTCATCCTCGGCGTACTGCCGCTCGCGGTTTCCACCGGCGCCGGCGCCAACAGCCGGCACGCCATCGGCACGGGTGTGATGGGCGGCATGGTCGGCGCCACGGTGCTCGGCGTGCTGTTCGTGCCGGTTTTCTTCGTGGTGGTGCGCTGGCTGCTCGGCGACCGGACCGGCCGCCAGGAGGCCTGA